Proteins co-encoded in one Pseudarthrobacter chlorophenolicus A6 genomic window:
- a CDS encoding quercetin 2,3-dioxygenase yields the protein MSLSVEEMNKQLPVANALPGEAVPYYMASGEGARYEINGQLVTVIARAADTGGIFSAAYISGGMGAESPFVSHAIEHKTLYVFDGILHVWLPGESRILTPGDSVVIPPNTPHAYRMASHYTRFLNWMTPGGGEAYYERVGTPIDSHVPPVRPGHKASLQEQAEVGAEFGITFPDVERVAPSFKHDAGLPPTQSPYFLSTGEGERLVSYQTMFTYLSRPANTGSNYFAVHTKGAKSPYIPLHFHSEHTENFLCTEGRMWLYANGREVLLTKGDFLHAPAGTIHSFAFDAHNTQMVGFLTPSVFNGFFEYFNKPTEDYMYTEGGEPYMDMEGFGRAQAEMDLTVVGPPPQRRAALDIP from the coding sequence ATGTCCCTCAGCGTGGAGGAAATGAACAAGCAGCTGCCGGTGGCCAATGCGCTGCCGGGCGAGGCCGTCCCGTACTACATGGCCTCCGGCGAGGGCGCCAGGTATGAAATCAACGGCCAGCTGGTCACGGTCATCGCCCGGGCTGCTGACACCGGCGGTATTTTCAGCGCCGCCTACATCTCGGGCGGCATGGGCGCGGAGTCCCCGTTCGTCAGCCACGCCATCGAGCACAAGACCCTCTACGTCTTCGACGGCATCCTGCACGTCTGGCTGCCCGGCGAAAGCCGCATCCTCACTCCCGGCGATTCGGTGGTCATCCCGCCGAACACGCCGCACGCCTACCGCATGGCCAGCCATTACACCCGGTTCCTGAACTGGATGACGCCCGGCGGCGGCGAGGCGTACTACGAGCGGGTGGGCACGCCCATCGATTCGCACGTCCCGCCGGTCCGCCCCGGCCACAAAGCAAGCCTGCAGGAGCAGGCAGAGGTGGGTGCCGAGTTCGGTATCACGTTCCCGGACGTGGAGCGCGTGGCGCCATCGTTCAAGCACGACGCCGGCCTGCCGCCCACGCAGAGCCCGTACTTCCTCAGTACCGGGGAGGGTGAGCGGCTGGTCAGTTACCAGACGATGTTCACCTACCTGTCCCGCCCGGCCAACACCGGCTCCAACTACTTCGCCGTGCACACCAAGGGCGCCAAGTCGCCCTACATCCCGCTGCACTTCCACTCCGAGCACACGGAGAACTTCCTCTGCACCGAGGGCCGGATGTGGCTCTACGCCAACGGCCGCGAGGTACTGCTGACCAAGGGGGACTTCCTGCACGCCCCCGCCGGCACCATCCACTCGTTCGCGTTCGACGCCCACAACACCCAGATGGTGGGCTTCCTGACACCGTCCGTCTTCAACGGCTTCTTCGAGTACTTCAACAAGCCCACCGAGGACTACATGTACACCGAGGGCGGCGAGCCGTACATGGACATGGAAGGCTTCGGCCGCGCCCAGGCGGAGATGGACCTGACCGTCGTCGGGCCCCCGCCGCAGCGCCGCGCAGCCCTGGACATCCCCTAA